The nucleotide sequence CACGATTCCGGAGATCGCGGGAGAAATGGAGCGGTTGGCTTTGGGAGAGGCCAGCGGCGTCATCAAAAGTTCCTTTGGTTACCACATCATCAAGCTCAACAATATCGTACCCAGTGAGCTGGCGCCCTATGAACAGGTCAAAGCCGATATCCTCAATTTACTGCTGGTGCAGGAAACGGAAAAACTCAAAGAAGAACTACTGACTGACTTCAAAAAAACCGCCAAAATAAAAAGATTTATTAAATAAATTAACACCTCTGCTGATTTTTCCTGAATGAGTCTCTCTGCAAAGACAAACCGCCTGCACTTGCAATCATGAAAACTCTCGTAACCGGAGCCACAGGATTTTTAGGATCGGCCATCGCCCGCGAATTATTAAAAGATGGGCGCAAGGTCCGGGTATTAGTCCGCAAGGACACCGATACGGAAAACATCGACGGGTTGGATTTGGAGATCGCCTACGGAGATCTGCGCGACAAAACCTCTCTGCATAAAGCCTTGCAGGGATGTGACGTCCTTTACCACACTGCGGCCTATTACAGCTTGTGGGATAAAGACAAGCGGCTGTCTCATGATATCAACGTTGAGGGCACACGCAATATCCTGCAGGCCGCAAAGGACCTGGGATTGCGAAAAACCGTTTATACCAGCACGGTGGGCTGTATCGGACTTTTGCCGAATAAAGAGCCGTCCAACGAGGAAACTCCCTTCAACCCGGCCACACTCTGTAACGACTACAAGCAATCCAAATATCAAGCCGAACAGGTTGCCCGCGAGTTCCATCAAAAAGGACTTCCCGTGGTGATCGTCAATCCCAGCACCCCCGTCGGCCCGAGGGACATCAAACCCACGCCCACCGGCAAGATCATTGTGGATTTTTTGAACCGTAAAATGCCGGCCTACCTCGATACGGGGTTGAACCTCATTGATGTCACCGATTGCGCCCGTGGTCACATCCTGGCGGAACAAAAGGGCATCCCCGGCGAACGCTATATCTTAGGCAACCGCAACATGTCTCTCAAAGAAATTCTTTTGGCTTTGGAGAAAATCACCGGACTCAAGGCCCCTGTCGTGCAAATGCCCTACTGGGTGGCGTTCGCCGCCGGATGGGTTTGCGAGAACCTGTCGGACCACCTGACGGGAACGCCTCCTGCCGTTCCTTTGGCCGGGGTGCGCATGGCAAAATATTTTATGTATTTTGACTCGTCAAAAGCGGTGCGCGAGCTCGGCCTGCCGCAAAACCCCATTGAGAACGCCCTGGAAGAAGCGGTTCAGTGGTATAAAGACCATTCCCGAATCTCCTCCGCCAAGTGATATGGAAATCCTTTCACTGCTCTTGGGAACCGTTCTTCTCAGGCCCTACGTTTTTGTGTTCCTGGCTTTTTACCTGACGATTGCGATCCTCAACATGGGTCTGGCCCGGTCGCTGATTTTTACCGTCCTCGCCTATTCGATCGCCTTTTTGTCGGAATACTCCTCGACGCGCAACGGGTTCCCTTACGGATTTTACTCCTACATCGATACCACCCGTGGTCAGGAGCTGTGGATCACCAATGTTCCGTTCATGGATTCGCTCTCCTATGCCTTTTTGTCTTATATCAGCTACACGTTCAGCCTGTTGCTGTGGTCTTCCCTGAAGACCTCGGGCCTGGACATCCGCATCGAGGACAGTCAACCTGTCAAACTTTCCATCCGCGTGATTCTCACCGGCGCGTTTTTATTCATGATGATGGACGTCATCATCGACCCGGTGGCTTTTCTGGGCGACCGCTGGTTTCTGGGAAAAATCTACACCTATCAGGAGGAAGGCGAATATTTCAACATCCCCTTGACCAATTTCGGCGGCTGGTTTTTGGTGGGAACCGCCATCATCGGCAGTTTTTCTCTGCTGAATCAATGGCTGAAGCTTCCGCCGCCGCCCAAAAGAGACATCCCCTATCAGGCGCTGTTGGGACCGGGATTGTATTTTTGGGTCCTGATATTCAACCTGGCGGTGACTTTTTATATCGGCGAGTTTCTTTTGGGATTCTGCGGAATCTTAATTTTTCTGGGAATTTTTTCCCTGCTGGTTTACAAAATCAAGAACCCCGAATGGCTGACGGGCTGAATGGTTATGCACGATACCGATGAAAAAGAAACGCCAAAAAAACGCCGGGAGCATCCCGTTTTCACGCTCTTCGTGCATGCGGGTTACACGGTATTGATTCTCTCCATGATTTCCTGGATCGTTTATATCGAGTTCATTTTGTAAACTCCACACTCTCCCTCTTACCTCGCCTCGATCAAAACGATATTATTTCTCACGCCCTCGATAAACGCATCCATAGAAACGTTTTCGTTCCGCTTAACGGGTGTTGCATTCTTGAAAGGTTGAAGTGATTGCATGGCCTGAGTCAGAATCGCTACCGGGATGGCGTAATTATATTTTCCAGACAGTTCCGCAGGATAATAATCTGCCGCGTGCCGGGCCATGAGAACCATGCCAACAACCTGCCTTTTTCGGTTCATCAACGGGCTGCCGCTGTGAACCGGGTCCAGAGCCAGATCAATGGGTATCAAGTCGGAAAAGTTGACTTCTTTGTTTGCCAGGAATCCTTCGATCAACGTGTGCCGGTCCTCAAGGGTGTTCGTCCAGGGGTATCCCAGCGTAAACACAGTATTATCCTGCATGGAGATACCGGGCTCGGAGAAAGAAAGAGGTTCTCTTTTTACTTTGGGGGCTTCGTCCAGTTCAAGGATCGCCAGGTTTTTAGCGGGGTCTTTATAAACTAATTTTGCATTGATGTCATCTTCATTGGGAAATTTGACACGAATGCCGTCCGCTTCTTTCACCAGGCCATAATAGGTGATGACATTGCGCCCATCGCCAATCAAAAACCCGGAGCCCAGGCGGGTCACCGGGGTGCTCATTACCAGGAGCATGACCAACAGGCCCAGTAGAAAAATCGATCCGATTATTTTCATTCAAATGGAAGCGGTCAAGCTAAATGAACCCCGGCCATCGCCACTGCATGGTCATCTTCCACCGATGAGCCGGACACCCCAATCGCCCCCACAATAGTTCCATCTTTATCTTTCAAAGGAACACCACCGGGAAAAGAAATCAGCCCTCCATTGGAATGCTCAATGCCGTAAAGCGAACCGCCGGGTTGACTCAGTTTACCGATTTCTCCCGTGGGCATATCGAAATAACGAGCGGTTTTAGCTTTTTTGATAGCGATATCGATACTGCCCAGCCAGGCCCCCTCCATTCTGAAGAACGCCTTCAGATTCGCCCCTGCATCCACCACTGCGATATCCATTTTAGCGCCGATTGCCGTCGCCTTTTCTATCGCCGCCATGACAACATTTCGAGCGCACTCGTCAGAAAGGTTTTCTTGATTCAATGTGTTCCCCATATTTTCTCCCTGTTATAGTAATTTCTAAAATATTTAATGCATTTTGGTATTCATATAGAACCCATAAACAAAAAGCCCGATGCCCATGATGATAAGACCGTCATTAATAAGCAGGTCTTTCCAGTTGGGGATGCCGTGATCCCAAACCCAGGGAATAACGATCCAAAATACCGACAGTATTCCGATGCTCAGCAACGCCCCAATAGCGATGATCAAAACCTTAGCATCCATAATAAATTCCCATCCTTTTCAAACACACCGGGTTCAAGTTATCTATACCATTTTAACTGCTAGATACTACCAGCATTGCCCCAATGAAGAAAGACAGGGTAACACCCCCGGTTCACTTTTTTTCCCAGTTAAGAGCGGACTTCAGGGAAAAATCTTGGCCGGAAAAAATGGCGTGTATAATGAAACCCATTTAAAATGAACACAGGCAACCCATTATGGCGAACAATAATTACAGAACTGGAGACACCAAAGCGGATCAGTTGATTGAACAACTGGCCGATGCGTGCGTGTCAGAGGATTGCCGGGAAATGTTCCGGCAGATTCTCACCACGGTGACAAAACTGGGGCAGGAACACGGCGACTTGGGGGACTTTAAACTGGTCAACACCACCGTCAAGGAACTCAGGCACTCGTTTCGAGTTTTTCATCCCTACCGGACCGTGCGCAAGGTCATGGTGTTCGGGTCTGCCCGAACCGAAGAGGACGATCCCAATTATTTACTCACTCTGGAGCTTGCGAAACAACTTGTCAATCTCGGGTTCATGCTGATTTCCGGCGCCGGAGGCGGCATCATGGAAGCCGCCAACCGTGGGGCGGGAAAGGGGAACAGTTTTGGAATCAACATCAAACTTCCCTTCGAGCAAGGCGCCAACGCCTATATCGCCAATGATCCCAAGTTGATGCAGTGCAAATATTTCTTCACCCGCAAATTGATCTTCATCAAGGAATCCGATGCTACAGTTCTGCTACCGGGCGGATTCGGAACT is from Nitrospinota bacterium and encodes:
- a CDS encoding serine protease; this translates as MKIIGSIFLLGLLVMLLVMSTPVTRLGSGFLIGDGRNVITYYGLVKEADGIRVKFPNEDDINAKLVYKDPAKNLAILELDEAPKVKREPLSFSEPGISMQDNTVFTLGYPWTNTLEDRHTLIEGFLANKEVNFSDLIPIDLALDPVHSGSPLMNRKRQVVGMVLMARHAADYYPAELSGKYNYAIPVAILTQAMQSLQPFKNATPVKRNENVSMDAFIEGVRNNIVLIEAR
- a CDS encoding heme-binding protein, translated to MNQENLSDECARNVVMAAIEKATAIGAKMDIAVVDAGANLKAFFRMEGAWLGSIDIAIKKAKTARYFDMPTGEIGKLSQPGGSLYGIEHSNGGLISFPGGVPLKDKDGTIVGAIGVSGSSVEDDHAVAMAGVHLA
- a CDS encoding carotenoid biosynthesis protein, which codes for MEILSLLLGTVLLRPYVFVFLAFYLTIAILNMGLARSLIFTVLAYSIAFLSEYSSTRNGFPYGFYSYIDTTRGQELWITNVPFMDSLSYAFLSYISYTFSLLLWSSLKTSGLDIRIEDSQPVKLSIRVILTGAFLFMMMDVIIDPVAFLGDRWFLGKIYTYQEEGEYFNIPLTNFGGWFLVGTAIIGSFSLLNQWLKLPPPPKRDIPYQALLGPGLYFWVLIFNLAVTFYIGEFLLGFCGILIFLGIFSLLVYKIKNPEWLTG
- a CDS encoding NAD-dependent epimerase/dehydratase family protein: MKTLVTGATGFLGSAIARELLKDGRKVRVLVRKDTDTENIDGLDLEIAYGDLRDKTSLHKALQGCDVLYHTAAYYSLWDKDKRLSHDINVEGTRNILQAAKDLGLRKTVYTSTVGCIGLLPNKEPSNEETPFNPATLCNDYKQSKYQAEQVAREFHQKGLPVVIVNPSTPVGPRDIKPTPTGKIIVDFLNRKMPAYLDTGLNLIDVTDCARGHILAEQKGIPGERYILGNRNMSLKEILLALEKITGLKAPVVQMPYWVAFAAGWVCENLSDHLTGTPPAVPLAGVRMAKYFMYFDSSKAVRELGLPQNPIENALEEAVQWYKDHSRISSAK
- a CDS encoding LOG family protein yields the protein MANNNYRTGDTKADQLIEQLADACVSEDCREMFRQILTTVTKLGQEHGDLGDFKLVNTTVKELRHSFRVFHPYRTVRKVMVFGSARTEEDDPNYLLTLELAKQLVNLGFMLISGAGGGIMEAANRGAGKGNSFGINIKLPFEQGANAYIANDPKLMQCKYFFTRKLIFIKESDATVLLPGGFGTLDEGFENLTLFQTGKTLPRPIVLLEPKEGDYWNTWLGFVDSVLIKKGFISADDRKLFQVARSAEEATKYITDFYRIYHSLRYIRGLTVLRFTREIPEPLIDRLNCDFKDILDSGKFLATPPLEDELKNREYPDLPRLVFNFNHRSFGRLNEMIQTINGALP